Proteins from a single region of Pseudomonas sp. 10S4:
- a CDS encoding class I SAM-dependent methyltransferase, with protein sequence MSYLSDNYVEETKFGFWFLRSHTWQHHVLRVAINDLRNLFSDSLPSNPVLLDAGCGQGKSFQYLRQTFSPQRLIGVDADPHSLHLSGEEAARQGMTVELIGSDCATLNVANASVDLLFCHQTFHHLVEQDLALAEFYRVLKPGGYLLFAESTEAYIDTWVIRWLFRHPMHVQKSAAGYLEMIRQQGFEFGPQNVSYPYLWWSRAKDFGLFERFGLRKPKPFGQREETLVNVVARKPLEGVV encoded by the coding sequence ATGAGTTACCTGAGCGACAACTACGTCGAAGAAACCAAATTCGGTTTCTGGTTCCTGCGCAGCCACACCTGGCAGCACCATGTGCTGCGGGTGGCAATCAACGACCTGCGCAACCTGTTCAGCGATTCGCTGCCCAGCAACCCGGTGTTGCTGGATGCCGGTTGCGGCCAGGGCAAGTCGTTCCAGTACCTGCGCCAGACTTTTTCGCCGCAACGCCTGATCGGTGTCGATGCCGACCCGCACAGCCTGCACCTCAGCGGAGAAGAGGCGGCGCGTCAGGGCATGACGGTGGAGCTGATCGGCAGCGACTGCGCGACGCTCAACGTGGCCAACGCCAGCGTCGACCTGCTGTTCTGTCACCAGACCTTTCATCACCTCGTCGAACAGGACTTGGCCCTGGCCGAGTTCTATCGCGTGCTCAAGCCGGGCGGCTATCTGCTGTTCGCCGAGTCCACCGAGGCTTACATTGATACGTGGGTGATTCGCTGGTTGTTCCGTCATCCGATGCACGTGCAGAAGAGTGCAGCCGGGTATCTGGAAATGATTCGCCAGCAGGGTTTTGAATTCGGCCCGCAGAATGTGTCTTATCCGTACTTGTGGTGGAGCCGCGCAAAGGATTTCGGGCTGTTTGAACGTTTTGGTTTGCGTAAGCCGAAGCCGTTTGGCCAACGGGAAGAAACCCTGGTCAATGTCGTGGCGCGCAAACCTCTTGAAGGTGTTGTTTGA
- a CDS encoding sodium:proton antiporter produces the protein MMIVLFWAMALGLFAVATRVGRHFGLIPIVSQLLLATFGLPLLMYFWIEPGWQLSGADLISPVWLKNLYSLSFALLLGHILSDVIDLQLDRQSLKIALPSFCLPFACGLATAVWLLPTQSWISSLAVGLVFAITAIPVLYLYLRHINYPPAATRRLVQTAILIDLTCWTLFGFAQGSLHLSSLLLPLAGACLPLLLRLLGLRQPLLHSGCFFALLVVAEHFKLNALIFGIGYLLCMAVLKVPLVLPLPAVWMNRLQTWIAIPLILTFGIVQIDVHSAMASLGWLQLTALLLFPIISKLLGNWLGLGWAGASFDGASRWRESLLLNIRGLSEIVFLNLLLQQQLISPALYFALMLMGLIATLLPALAGMHRIPLNIAAPARSSRANR, from the coding sequence ATGATGATCGTGCTGTTTTGGGCGATGGCGCTGGGGCTGTTCGCCGTCGCGACCCGCGTCGGCCGGCATTTCGGGTTGATCCCGATTGTCAGCCAATTGCTGCTGGCGACGTTTGGCTTGCCGCTGTTGATGTATTTCTGGATCGAGCCGGGCTGGCAGCTCAGCGGCGCCGATCTGATCTCGCCGGTATGGCTGAAAAACCTCTACAGCCTGAGTTTCGCCTTGCTGCTGGGACACATCCTCAGCGACGTGATCGACCTGCAACTGGATCGCCAGAGCCTGAAAATCGCCCTGCCGAGTTTCTGCCTGCCCTTCGCCTGCGGGCTGGCGACAGCGGTCTGGCTGTTGCCGACGCAATCGTGGATCAGCTCGTTGGCGGTCGGTTTGGTGTTCGCCATCACCGCGATCCCGGTGTTGTACCTGTACCTGCGACACATCAACTACCCGCCCGCCGCCACCCGGCGTTTGGTGCAAACCGCGATCCTCATCGACCTCACGTGCTGGACGTTGTTCGGCTTCGCCCAAGGCAGCCTGCACCTGAGCAGTTTGCTGCTGCCACTGGCCGGCGCGTGCCTGCCGTTGCTGTTGCGCCTGCTCGGTTTGCGCCAACCGCTGCTGCACAGCGGCTGCTTCTTCGCGCTGCTGGTTGTGGCCGAGCATTTCAAGCTCAACGCACTGATTTTCGGCATCGGCTATCTGCTGTGCATGGCCGTGCTCAAAGTGCCGCTGGTGTTGCCGTTGCCGGCGGTCTGGATGAATCGCTTGCAGACCTGGATCGCCATCCCGCTGATTCTCACGTTCGGCATCGTGCAGATCGACGTGCACAGCGCCATGGCCAGCCTCGGCTGGTTGCAACTGACCGCGCTGCTGTTATTCCCGATCATCAGCAAACTGCTGGGCAACTGGCTCGGCCTGGGCTGGGCCGGCGCCTCGTTTGACGGCGCCAGCCGCTGGCGGGAAAGCCTGCTGCTGAACATTCGTGGCTTGAGCGAGATCGTCTTTCTCAACCTGCTGCTGCAACAACAACTCATCAGCCCGGCGTTGTACTTCGCGCTGATGTTGATGGGCCTGATCGCAACATTGCTGCCGGCGTTGGCCGGCATGCACCGAATCCCGCTGAATATCGCCGCCCCGGCAAGGAGCTCCCGTGCCAACCGTTGA
- a CDS encoding MMPL family transporter: MTLPSERMLPRLFLILLLAVLALAGWQWRDGAPLSANLMELVPGTAPDALELRAEQRMQEPLNREMLVLVGHTDRQQAVAMAQKLGEQWQASGLFEKVQWTLQADLPALRTQLLQGRLAMLSDADRQQLIEHPDAFIQQRVQALFDPFTGFSLVPSQDDWLGLTGRIQNSQPQHGAVQLDIGSGALVADADGKSWVLLRARTTGNAFDMNLPLQVAALLKHSREEAAQGDVQLLAASGLLYAANGQQQATREMTWVGGGATLGILLLLLLAFRRLRVLLAFVPVLVGMLFGGVACIALFGHLHVMTLVLGSSLIGVAVDYPLHYLSKSWSLKPWNSWPALRLTLPGLTLSLITSCIGYLALAWTPFPALTQIAVFSAAGLFGAYLSAVCLLPALLKGTDLRPAQWPLRVAEFLVNLREALLQRARTPVLLALLIVFCVGGLLQLSTKNDIRQWVGMPQHLTDEAQTIARITGYQPTSQFFLIRAANQQELLERQSALTDRLEQLVNLDKLQGFLSLNQLVSQPSEQKQVREALNKLPQFWQPLLDVGVPVEALQAELAKLQALPTEDIDAALAGPLAEPYRTLWLGPTADGGVAAMISLQGLNNPSLLRVQALDLPGVQLVDRLGELNKVFAATQISAAELKLASCVLIVLVLILPFGLSGALRIVALPLLAALCSLASLGWLGQPLTLFSLFGLLLVTAISVDYAILMREQVGGAAVSLLGTLLAALTTWLSFGLLAVSSTPAVSNFGLSVSLGLAFSFILAPWAGRHVHATAVAEPAA, translated from the coding sequence ATGACTTTGCCGAGTGAACGGATGCTCCCACGGCTGTTCCTGATCCTGCTGCTGGCGGTGCTCGCGCTCGCCGGCTGGCAATGGCGTGACGGCGCACCGCTGTCGGCCAACCTGATGGAACTGGTGCCAGGTACGGCGCCGGACGCGCTGGAACTGCGCGCCGAACAACGCATGCAAGAACCGCTGAACCGCGAAATGCTGGTGCTGGTCGGCCATACCGATCGCCAGCAAGCCGTGGCCATGGCGCAGAAACTCGGCGAGCAATGGCAGGCCAGCGGTCTGTTCGAAAAGGTCCAATGGACCCTGCAAGCCGACTTGCCGGCGCTGCGCACGCAGCTGCTGCAAGGTCGGCTGGCGATGCTCTCGGACGCGGATCGGCAACAACTGATCGAGCATCCCGACGCTTTCATTCAACAGCGCGTGCAAGCGCTGTTCGACCCGTTCACCGGTTTCAGCCTGGTGCCGAGCCAGGATGACTGGCTGGGCCTGACCGGGCGCATCCAGAACAGCCAGCCACAACACGGCGCGGTGCAACTGGACATCGGCAGCGGTGCCTTGGTCGCCGATGCAGACGGCAAGAGTTGGGTGCTGCTGCGAGCGCGGACCACCGGCAACGCCTTCGACATGAACCTGCCGCTGCAAGTGGCCGCACTGCTCAAACACAGTCGTGAAGAAGCGGCTCAGGGCGACGTGCAGTTGCTCGCTGCCAGCGGCTTGCTCTATGCGGCCAACGGTCAGCAACAAGCGACCAGGGAAATGACTTGGGTCGGTGGCGGCGCCACACTCGGCATCCTGTTGTTGCTGTTGCTGGCCTTCCGGCGGCTGCGCGTGTTGCTCGCGTTTGTCCCGGTGCTGGTGGGCATGCTGTTCGGTGGAGTGGCCTGCATCGCGCTGTTCGGCCATCTGCACGTGATGACATTGGTGCTCGGTTCCAGCCTGATCGGCGTTGCCGTCGATTACCCGTTGCACTACCTGTCCAAGAGCTGGAGCCTGAAACCCTGGAACAGTTGGCCAGCCCTGCGCCTGACCTTGCCGGGGCTGACATTGAGCCTGATCACCAGTTGCATCGGCTACCTCGCCCTGGCCTGGACGCCGTTCCCGGCGCTGACCCAAATCGCCGTGTTCTCCGCCGCCGGCCTGTTCGGCGCCTACCTGTCGGCGGTGTGCCTGCTGCCGGCCCTGCTCAAGGGCACTGACCTGCGGCCGGCGCAATGGCCGCTGCGGGTTGCCGAGTTTCTGGTGAACCTGCGTGAAGCGCTTCTCCAACGCGCTCGCACGCCAGTGTTGCTGGCGCTGCTGATCGTCTTCTGTGTCGGCGGTCTGTTGCAACTCAGCACCAAGAACGACATTCGCCAATGGGTCGGTATGCCGCAACACCTGACCGACGAAGCCCAGACCATCGCGCGCATTACCGGCTACCAACCCACCAGCCAGTTCTTCCTGATCCGCGCCGCCAACCAGCAAGAATTACTCGAACGCCAAAGCGCCCTGACTGATCGCCTGGAGCAACTGGTCAACCTCGACAAACTCCAGGGCTTTCTGTCCCTCAATCAACTGGTCAGCCAGCCAAGTGAGCAGAAGCAAGTACGTGAAGCGCTAAATAAACTGCCGCAATTCTGGCAACCGTTGCTCGACGTCGGCGTACCAGTCGAGGCGCTGCAAGCCGAACTGGCGAAGTTGCAAGCGCTGCCCACCGAAGACATCGATGCAGCGCTGGCCGGGCCGTTAGCCGAACCTTATCGCACCCTGTGGCTGGGGCCGACCGCTGACGGCGGCGTGGCAGCCATGATCAGCCTGCAAGGCTTGAACAACCCGTCGCTGCTGCGGGTTCAGGCGCTGGATTTACCGGGCGTGCAATTGGTGGATCGCCTCGGCGAGCTGAATAAGGTCTTCGCTGCTACGCAGATCAGCGCCGCTGAATTGAAACTCGCCTCCTGCGTGCTGATCGTGCTGGTGTTGATCCTGCCGTTCGGCCTCAGCGGCGCGTTGCGCATCGTCGCCCTGCCATTGCTCGCCGCACTGTGCAGCCTCGCCAGCCTCGGTTGGCTCGGCCAGCCGCTGACACTGTTCAGCCTGTTCGGCCTGCTGCTGGTGACGGCCATCAGCGTCGATTACGCGATCCTCATGCGCGAACAAGTCGGCGGTGCCGCTGTGAGCCTGCTGGGCACCTTGCTGGCGGCGTTGACCACTTGGCTGTCGTTCGGGTTGCTGGCGGTGTCGAGTACGCCGGCGGTGAGCAACTTCGGTCTATCGGTGAGCCTCGGGCTGGCGTTCAGCTTCATCCTCGCGCCATGGGCCGGGCGTCACGTCCATGCCACTGCCGTCGCGGAGCCGGCAGCATGA
- a CDS encoding outer membrane lipoprotein carrier protein LolA translates to MTCLTVLALLGLPSLAQAFDLQQLSDQLAKPDVIHGNFVQEKHLRALPQPLTSKGTFVLAKNHGLLWLLKTPLQQDYRINAKGIARRDASGWQLLPGKSAGAEQNRLFLAVLQGDSSGLQRDFELSLSGDAQKWKLTLTPRSMLLKQVFNQINIDGGELVNSIELLETQGDSTLMRMQDSTSAQPLSDAEQHDFAE, encoded by the coding sequence ATCACGTGTCTGACCGTGTTGGCGCTACTAGGGCTGCCATCGCTCGCGCAGGCCTTCGACCTGCAACAACTCAGCGATCAGCTAGCCAAGCCGGATGTGATCCACGGCAACTTCGTCCAGGAAAAACACCTGCGCGCCCTGCCCCAGCCGCTGACCAGCAAGGGCACCTTCGTCCTCGCTAAAAATCACGGCTTGCTCTGGCTGCTGAAAACCCCGCTGCAACAGGATTACCGCATCAACGCCAAGGGCATCGCCCGGCGTGACGCCAGCGGCTGGCAACTGCTGCCGGGCAAGAGCGCCGGTGCCGAGCAGAACCGTTTGTTCCTCGCCGTACTGCAAGGTGACAGCAGCGGTTTGCAACGGGATTTCGAGCTGTCGCTGAGCGGCGATGCGCAGAAATGGAAGCTGACCCTCACCCCGCGCTCGATGCTGCTCAAGCAAGTGTTCAACCAGATCAACATCGACGGCGGCGAGTTGGTGAACAGCATCGAACTGCTGGAAACCCAGGGAGACAGCACCCTCATGCGCATGCAGGACAGCACTAGCGCCCAACCGTTGAGTGACGCGGAGCAACATGACTTTGCCGAGTGA
- a CDS encoding acyl-CoA thioesterase yields the protein MRSKGVLHADTEILVPFFDVDTMNVVWHGHYVKYLEVARCALLDKLGHNYTAMVESGFAWPVIDLQLRYVRGAVFGQKINVRASLVEWENRLKINYLISDLQTGERLTRAVSVQVAVDMSSREMQLASPKVFTDAVERMLP from the coding sequence ATGCGTAGCAAGGGAGTGCTTCACGCCGATACGGAAATCCTCGTGCCGTTCTTTGACGTCGACACCATGAACGTGGTCTGGCACGGCCATTACGTCAAATACCTGGAAGTCGCCCGGTGTGCGCTGCTGGACAAGCTCGGCCACAACTACACCGCCATGGTCGAGTCGGGTTTTGCCTGGCCGGTGATCGACCTGCAACTGCGCTATGTGCGCGGTGCGGTGTTCGGCCAGAAGATCAACGTGCGCGCAAGCCTGGTGGAGTGGGAAAACCGCCTGAAGATCAATTATCTGATCAGCGATCTGCAAACCGGTGAGCGCCTGACCCGCGCCGTTTCCGTGCAGGTCGCTGTCGACATGAGCAGCCGTGAGATGCAATTGGCCTCGCCGAAAGTGTTCACCGACGCTGTAGAAAGGATGCTGCCATGA
- a CDS encoding glycosyl transferase gives MSTETDKKHWADREERGSFWLMKFTALCAKVLGRRLLSPLLYGIVLYFFLFGRSARKSAWQYQQRLADWSGRNELRPTHWRVFGQFMAFADSMLDKLDVWNGKLSIEQIEIIDPALLRTQLRGARGQMLVGAHLGNLEVCRALAEIGEKVTMNVLVHTKHAEQFNRLLGEAGATNLRLIQVSELNPVIMLQLHERLERGEWLAIAGDRVPLHGGRSVTVDFLGHPAAFPQGPWLLAGLLKCQVNLLLCLKKPTGDYRLTLEPFAEAVVWKRSDREQVIHQWASRYAERLGHYCLEAPQQWFNFYPFWKTDDDANA, from the coding sequence ATGAGCACCGAGACAGACAAAAAGCACTGGGCTGACCGCGAGGAGCGCGGCAGTTTCTGGCTGATGAAATTCACCGCCCTCTGCGCCAAAGTGCTGGGCCGGCGGCTGTTGAGCCCGCTGCTGTACGGCATCGTCTTGTACTTTTTCCTGTTCGGCCGCAGCGCTCGTAAAAGCGCCTGGCAATACCAGCAACGCCTCGCCGACTGGAGTGGCCGCAATGAATTGCGCCCGACCCATTGGCGGGTTTTCGGGCAGTTCATGGCCTTCGCCGATTCGATGCTCGACAAGCTCGACGTCTGGAACGGCAAGCTGAGCATCGAGCAGATCGAAATCATCGACCCGGCGCTGTTGCGCACGCAGCTGCGCGGCGCCCGTGGGCAGATGCTGGTCGGCGCGCACCTGGGCAATCTCGAGGTCTGCCGCGCGCTGGCCGAGATCGGCGAAAAAGTCACGATGAACGTGCTGGTGCACACCAAGCACGCCGAGCAGTTCAACCGCTTGCTGGGCGAAGCCGGGGCGACCAATTTGCGGCTGATCCAGGTCAGCGAACTGAACCCGGTGATCATGCTGCAACTGCACGAACGCCTGGAGCGCGGCGAGTGGCTGGCGATTGCCGGTGACCGTGTGCCCTTGCATGGCGGGCGCAGCGTGACTGTGGATTTCCTCGGCCATCCGGCAGCGTTCCCCCAAGGTCCGTGGCTGCTGGCCGGTTTGCTCAAATGTCAGGTCAATCTGTTGCTGTGTTTGAAGAAGCCGACCGGCGACTATCGACTGACCCTCGAACCGTTCGCCGAGGCCGTGGTGTGGAAGCGCAGCGACCGCGAACAGGTCATTCATCAGTGGGCATCCCGCTACGCCGAACGCTTGGGTCACTATTGCCTTGAAGCGCCCCAACAATGGTTCAACTTTTACCCTTTCTGGAAGACCGATGACGACGCCAACGCTTGA
- a CDS encoding glycosyltransferase family 2 protein, which translates to MHNPCAIIPVYNHETAITTVVDALLAQGLPCILVDDASTPACAKVLDQLAQREHTYLIRLTINQGKGAAVMTGFREASRLGFSHALQVDADGQHDLTDVAVFIEQSRAHPEAVICGYPLYDASVPKGRLYARYLTHVMVWINTLSLQIRDSMCGFRVYPLPPTLALIDSAKIGKRMDFDSDILVRLAWRNLPMQWLHTKVHYPLDGVSHFRLFRDNVLISSMHTRLFFGMLLRAPLILWRRWRA; encoded by the coding sequence ATGCATAACCCCTGCGCCATCATCCCGGTCTACAACCACGAAACCGCCATCACCACGGTGGTCGACGCACTGCTCGCCCAAGGTTTGCCGTGCATCCTGGTAGACGACGCGAGCACCCCGGCCTGCGCAAAAGTGCTCGATCAACTGGCACAACGTGAGCACACCTACCTGATTCGCCTCACCATCAATCAAGGCAAGGGCGCCGCCGTCATGACCGGTTTTCGCGAAGCCTCGCGCCTGGGTTTCAGCCACGCCTTGCAGGTGGACGCCGACGGTCAGCATGACCTCACCGACGTCGCGGTTTTTATCGAACAGTCCCGCGCCCATCCCGAAGCCGTGATTTGCGGTTATCCGCTCTACGACGCCAGCGTGCCCAAGGGCCGTTTGTATGCGCGCTACCTCACCCACGTGATGGTCTGGATCAACACGTTGTCGTTGCAGATCCGCGATTCGATGTGCGGTTTTCGCGTCTATCCATTGCCGCCAACCCTGGCGTTGATCGACTCAGCGAAGATCGGCAAACGCATGGATTTCGACTCGGACATTCTGGTGCGCCTGGCCTGGCGCAACCTGCCGATGCAGTGGCTGCACACCAAGGTCCATTACCCGCTGGACGGCGTCTCGCATTTTCGCCTATTCCGCGACAACGTACTGATCTCGAGCATGCACACCCGGCTGTTCTTCGGCATGTTGCTGCGCGCCCCGCTGATCCTCTGGCGGCGGTGGCGAGCATGA
- a CDS encoding AMP-binding protein yields the protein MNWITLEQLLLKAQPERAVTAEPALNHAQLCEQALRLAAGLQAQGVQRIAVHLEDGADLAIALLGAWRAGVSVLLPADLQAQTRQRWSTEVDLWLTDQADDAHLSDYQHSPMSAAALDLDRCQLSLCTSGSSGEPKRIDKTLRQLANEVQALEQLWGADLGSACIIGSVATQHIYGLLFRVLWPLCAGRPFVRKQLAFPEDLQRASREHSAFAWVASPALLKRMGDNLDWPALSAVRRVFSSGGALPAEAAQSLFERLEQWPTEILGSSETGGIAWRQDQNLWQPFADVVLSQDSDGALLIASPYLPAGHIEHTADAARIAADGRFELLGRLDRIVKLEEKRISLPMLEQALMAHDWVAEARLGVVQENRASLGALLVLSQQGLHALRNQGRRTLTQELRQHLSQHCEALALPRRWRLLRQLPLNAQGKLPQADVEALLLAPRPKAPEVLEQVETDGEWSLQLAVPPDLAYFSGHFPQAPVLPGVVQVDWALSLGQQLMDLPTRFAGMEVLKFQQLVRPGDEIQLHLRFDPVRGKLYFAYRNDTATCSSGRIVLEAANA from the coding sequence ATGAATTGGATAACACTTGAGCAACTGCTGCTCAAGGCTCAGCCGGAACGTGCCGTGACGGCCGAACCGGCGCTGAACCACGCGCAATTGTGCGAACAGGCCCTGCGCCTCGCCGCCGGCCTGCAAGCCCAGGGTGTGCAGCGCATTGCCGTGCACCTCGAAGATGGCGCCGACCTGGCGATTGCGCTGCTGGGCGCCTGGCGCGCCGGGGTCAGCGTGCTGCTGCCCGCCGACCTGCAAGCCCAGACTCGCCAGCGCTGGTCGACTGAAGTCGATCTGTGGCTGACCGATCAGGCCGATGATGCGCACTTGAGTGACTATCAGCATTCGCCAATGTCCGCCGCCGCGCTGGACCTGGATCGCTGTCAGCTCAGCCTGTGCACCTCTGGCTCCAGTGGCGAGCCCAAGCGCATCGACAAAACCCTGCGACAACTGGCCAATGAGGTTCAAGCCCTGGAGCAGCTCTGGGGCGCCGACCTGGGCTCGGCCTGCATCATCGGCAGCGTCGCCACCCAACATATTTACGGTTTGCTGTTCCGGGTGCTCTGGCCGCTGTGCGCCGGGCGGCCGTTCGTGCGCAAGCAACTGGCCTTCCCGGAAGACTTGCAGCGCGCCAGCCGCGAACACTCGGCGTTCGCCTGGGTCGCCAGCCCGGCGCTGCTCAAGCGCATGGGCGATAACCTCGACTGGCCAGCCTTGAGCGCGGTGCGCCGGGTATTTTCCTCCGGCGGCGCCCTGCCCGCCGAGGCTGCGCAAAGCCTGTTCGAACGCCTGGAGCAATGGCCGACGGAAATCCTCGGCAGCTCGGAAACCGGCGGTATTGCCTGGCGTCAGGACCAGAACCTCTGGCAGCCGTTCGCCGACGTCGTGTTGAGCCAGGACAGCGACGGCGCGTTGCTCATCGCCTCGCCCTACTTGCCGGCCGGCCACATTGAACACACCGCCGACGCTGCGCGGATTGCTGCCGACGGCCGTTTCGAACTGCTGGGACGGCTGGACCGGATCGTCAAACTGGAAGAAAAACGTATCTCGCTACCGATGCTGGAACAGGCGCTGATGGCCCACGACTGGGTCGCCGAAGCGCGCCTCGGGGTGGTTCAGGAAAACCGTGCCTCGCTGGGCGCGTTGCTGGTGCTCAGTCAGCAAGGGCTGCACGCCCTGCGCAATCAGGGTCGGCGCACCCTCACTCAAGAACTGCGTCAGCACCTGAGCCAACATTGCGAAGCCCTCGCCTTGCCTCGGCGCTGGCGTTTGCTGCGCCAGTTGCCGTTGAACGCCCAAGGCAAACTGCCCCAGGCCGACGTCGAAGCCCTGCTGCTGGCCCCACGCCCGAAGGCGCCAGAGGTGCTGGAACAGGTCGAAACCGACGGCGAGTGGAGCCTGCAACTGGCGGTGCCGCCAGACCTGGCCTACTTCAGCGGCCACTTTCCACAGGCACCGGTATTGCCCGGCGTGGTGCAGGTGGATTGGGCCTTGAGCCTGGGTCAGCAGTTGATGGACTTGCCGACTAGATTCGCCGGCATGGAAGTGCTGAAATTCCAGCAACTGGTGCGTCCAGGGGATGAAATCCAGCTGCACCTGCGGTTCGACCCGGTGCGCGGCAAGTTGTACTTCGCCTATCGCAACGACACTGCCACCTGCTCCAGCGGGCGGATCGTGCTGGAGGCGGCGAATGCTTAA
- a CDS encoding acyl carrier protein: MQTRDDIFNTLRDALVELFELDPERVSLESNLYQDLEIEAFDAVDLIDRTKRQTGKKIAAEEFKTVRTVSDVVEAVYRLVQPAA, encoded by the coding sequence ATGCAAACTCGTGACGACATCTTCAACACCCTGCGCGATGCGCTGGTCGAACTCTTCGAGCTGGACCCCGAGCGCGTCAGCCTGGAATCCAACCTGTACCAGGACCTGGAAATCGAAGCCTTCGACGCCGTCGACCTGATCGATCGCACCAAGCGCCAGACCGGCAAGAAAATCGCCGCCGAAGAATTCAAAACGGTGCGTACCGTCAGCGACGTGGTCGAGGCGGTCTACCGTCTGGTTCAACCGGCCGCATGA
- a CDS encoding phosphopantetheine-binding protein, whose product MSDLHREIKTLIIDALGLEDISVDDIGDDQTLFGEGLGLDSVDALELGLAIQKKYGIKIDADAKDTRNHFSNVASLAAFVTAKQAA is encoded by the coding sequence ATGAGCGATCTACACCGTGAAATTAAAACGCTGATCATCGACGCCCTGGGCCTCGAAGACATCAGCGTCGACGACATCGGCGACGACCAGACCCTGTTCGGCGAAGGCCTGGGCCTGGACTCGGTCGACGCCCTGGAACTCGGCCTGGCGATCCAGAAAAAGTACGGCATCAAGATCGATGCCGACGCCAAAGACACCCGTAACCACTTCTCCAATGTGGCGAGCCTTGCGGCGTTCGTCACTGCAAAACAGGCAGCTTGA
- a CDS encoding lysophospholipid acyltransferase family protein — translation MDLATQPVTEKNRDAYYWRLLATAASFTLFGLGGLCLRLLVFPLLGCLPGDAQAHRLRARKTVSRCFWFFVRFMARSGVLTYDIQGAEKLGRPGQMIIANHPSLIDVVFLIGLVPHANCVVKKSLWENPFTRSPLRRTEYISNDGSMDMLDAAADALKSGQTLIIFPEGTRTQPGQPPAFHRGAAAIALRGAKILTPVIIKVSPTTLTKAEPWYRIPKRRVHFSFRVGADIDPQTFSEQGPPPQASRKLNDYLHHYFIKELAEDERSTP, via the coding sequence ATGGACCTGGCAACGCAACCCGTAACTGAAAAAAACCGCGACGCCTACTACTGGCGCCTGCTGGCCACCGCCGCGAGCTTTACCCTTTTCGGGCTGGGCGGGCTGTGCCTGCGGTTGCTGGTTTTCCCGCTGCTCGGCTGCCTGCCTGGTGATGCCCAGGCTCATCGGCTGCGGGCGCGAAAGACCGTCAGTCGCTGCTTCTGGTTTTTTGTCCGGTTCATGGCCCGCAGCGGCGTGCTGACCTACGACATTCAGGGCGCGGAAAAACTCGGCCGTCCGGGGCAAATGATCATCGCCAATCACCCGTCGCTGATCGACGTGGTGTTTTTGATTGGTCTGGTGCCGCACGCCAACTGCGTGGTCAAAAAGAGTCTCTGGGAGAACCCCTTCACCCGCAGTCCGTTGCGCCGCACCGAATACATCAGCAACGACGGCAGCATGGACATGCTCGACGCCGCGGCCGACGCGCTGAAAAGCGGCCAGACCTTGATCATTTTTCCCGAGGGCACCCGCACCCAACCCGGCCAACCGCCGGCCTTTCATCGGGGCGCTGCGGCCATTGCCCTGCGGGGTGCGAAAATCCTCACCCCGGTGATCATCAAGGTCAGCCCGACCACATTGACCAAGGCCGAGCCCTGGTATCGGATCCCAAAACGCCGCGTGCACTTCAGTTTCCGTGTGGGGGCCGATATAGATCCACAGACCTTCTCCGAGCAGGGGCCTCCGCCACAGGCCTCGCGCAAGCTCAACGACTATTTGCACCATTACTTTATTAAGGAGCTCGCCGAAGATGAGCGATCTACACCGTGA
- a CDS encoding beta-ketoacyl synthase chain length factor: protein MFVINFNIAQWRAWAPGLESVDDWQAWSRQPVVLQSSDAAPDVSFLPAMQRRRLSRLARMAFSVGWPLADGRQDLPLVFISRHGETPRTFEILSDLAADQPLSPTQFSLSVHNAVIGLWSIMRSETSEMTALAAAGDGLEHGMLEAAALLSEGAPAVLLVVTEEQPPEAYSTWIDDVPFPYAVGLLVTPGNDWQLSLNSNPDELSKTHWPHALNLLRTLLGQQSTCQHAWKNRVWTWQRNP from the coding sequence ATCTTTGTGATCAACTTCAACATCGCCCAATGGCGCGCATGGGCCCCTGGGCTCGAAAGCGTGGACGATTGGCAAGCCTGGAGCCGACAACCGGTCGTGCTCCAGAGCAGCGATGCCGCCCCTGACGTGTCGTTTTTGCCGGCCATGCAGCGCCGGCGACTCAGCCGCCTGGCGCGGATGGCCTTCAGTGTCGGCTGGCCGTTGGCCGATGGTCGGCAAGACCTACCGTTGGTCTTTATTTCCCGTCACGGCGAGACCCCGCGCACCTTCGAAATCCTCAGTGATCTGGCGGCCGATCAGCCGCTATCGCCGACTCAATTCAGTCTTTCGGTGCACAACGCGGTCATTGGCCTGTGGTCGATCATGCGCAGCGAAACCAGTGAAATGACCGCGCTCGCCGCGGCTGGCGATGGCCTTGAGCACGGCATGCTGGAGGCGGCGGCGCTGCTTTCGGAAGGCGCGCCCGCAGTGTTGCTGGTGGTAACCGAAGAACAGCCGCCCGAGGCCTACTCGACCTGGATCGACGATGTGCCGTTCCCTTATGCGGTCGGTTTGTTAGTCACACCCGGCAATGACTGGCAGCTGTCCCTGAACAGCAACCCGGACGAGTTGTCCAAAACTCACTGGCCCCATGCCTTGAATCTGTTGCGTACCCTGCTCGGCCAGCAGTCAACCTGCCAACATGCCTGGAAAAATCGTGTATGGACCTGGCAACGCAACCCGTAA